In Chitinophaga nivalis, a single genomic region encodes these proteins:
- a CDS encoding LuxR C-terminal-related transcriptional regulator produces the protein MQTGSDLGQNISLSTLQKENEQLKNRVNWLESILHHVPAMVYSYDNNTKTVTWCNDCLAETVGFSPEEMKGMGIDFFRDIMHPDDFKLAAVAQQSFINNKSQFGGLARIRKRGETEYRWLIGLEVPFTHDKNGRVVEIICAFLDLTNAIDTNLQLSAALSEILRRQNETLFNKLTAREKDVLGLAVQGLNNKEIANSLNLSRYTVETHRKNIRLKLKVRNTTELVAIARKIGFE, from the coding sequence ATGCAGACAGGCTCGGATTTAGGGCAAAATATTTCCCTCAGCACCTTACAGAAGGAGAATGAACAATTAAAAAATCGTGTCAACTGGCTGGAGAGTATTTTACATCATGTACCAGCCATGGTTTATAGTTATGATAATAACACTAAAACCGTGACCTGGTGTAATGATTGCCTGGCGGAAACGGTAGGCTTTTCTCCGGAGGAGATGAAGGGTATGGGAATAGATTTTTTCCGCGATATTATGCATCCGGATGATTTTAAGCTGGCAGCAGTGGCCCAGCAATCCTTTATCAATAATAAAAGCCAGTTTGGCGGATTGGCCCGGATACGCAAACGGGGAGAAACAGAATACCGCTGGTTGATCGGATTGGAAGTGCCTTTTACACATGATAAGAATGGAAGGGTCGTAGAAATAATATGTGCCTTTCTGGATCTCACCAATGCGATTGATACCAATCTGCAGTTATCTGCTGCCCTGAGCGAAATACTACGCCGGCAAAATGAAACCTTGTTCAATAAACTGACTGCCCGTGAAAAAGATGTATTGGGGTTGGCAGTACAGGGACTGAATAATAAGGAAATCGCAAATTCGTTGAACCTTAGCCGTTATACAGTAGAAACGCACCGGAAAAACATCCGCCTGAAGCTAAAAGTGCGTAATACCACCGAGCTGGTGGCGATAGCCAGAAAAATTGGTTTTGAATAA
- a CDS encoding superoxide dismutase → MAFTLPSLPYATDALEPHFDKLTMEIHHGKHHQAYVDNLNKAVAGTENENKSLEELVAKAGTISPAVRNNGGGHWNHSFFWTSLAPNAGGEPTGKLADAIKSAFGSFEAFQEKFNNAGATRFGSGWAWLLVKDGKLEVSSTPNQDNPLMDVAEVKGTPILGVDVWEHAYYLKYQNRRPEYLKAFWNVVDWKTVGERFEKA, encoded by the coding sequence ATGGCATTTACACTTCCGAGCTTACCCTACGCCACTGACGCGTTAGAGCCACATTTTGATAAATTGACTATGGAAATTCACCATGGTAAGCACCACCAGGCTTATGTTGATAATCTGAATAAAGCGGTGGCCGGTACAGAAAACGAAAACAAATCACTGGAAGAATTAGTAGCTAAGGCTGGTACTATCAGCCCGGCTGTTAGAAATAATGGCGGTGGTCACTGGAATCACAGTTTCTTCTGGACCAGCCTGGCCCCTAATGCAGGTGGCGAACCTACCGGTAAACTGGCAGATGCCATCAAAAGTGCTTTTGGTTCTTTTGAAGCTTTCCAGGAAAAATTCAACAATGCAGGCGCTACCCGTTTTGGTTCAGGCTGGGCATGGCTGCTGGTAAAGGATGGTAAACTGGAAGTTTCCTCTACTCCTAACCAGGACAACCCACTGATGGACGTTGCTGAAGTAAAAGGCACTCCTATCCTGGGTGTAGACGTATGGGAACATGCTTACTACCTGAAATACCAGAACCGTCGTCCGGAATACCTGAAAGCATTCTGGAATGTAGTAGACTGGAAAACAGTTGGTGAACGTTTCGAAAAAGCATAG
- a CDS encoding 3-keto-disaccharide hydrolase — protein sequence MKKLFMPALSVVAITVMSCGNGASTASKDSTAVTADTAIQQAVTADTAAAAVLSDADKAAGWQLLFNGTSKDGWRGYKNKSTEPWVVEGGLLHCLGSTSDKSDKRGDLITDKEYENFELEADWKLAAKGNSGILYMVTEEFDAPYLSGPEYQIIDDNNFPEKLEDWQKTGANYAMNPPLVAAANPIGEWNTTKIIVNKGHVEHWLNGKKTAEYDLGSADWKKNKATGKWKDAKGYGMTRKGHIALQDHGSEIWFKNVKIKEL from the coding sequence ATGAAAAAACTATTCATGCCCGCACTGTCAGTTGTGGCCATCACGGTAATGTCCTGTGGAAATGGTGCCTCAACTGCAAGTAAAGATTCCACAGCAGTAACAGCGGATACTGCCATCCAGCAGGCAGTGACTGCTGATACGGCTGCAGCGGCTGTATTGAGTGATGCAGATAAAGCTGCCGGCTGGCAGTTGCTGTTTAATGGTACTAGTAAAGATGGTTGGCGCGGTTATAAAAATAAATCAACAGAACCCTGGGTAGTGGAAGGCGGTTTATTGCATTGCCTGGGCAGTACGTCAGACAAGAGCGATAAACGTGGCGACCTGATTACAGATAAGGAATATGAAAACTTTGAGCTGGAAGCCGACTGGAAGCTGGCAGCCAAAGGTAACAGTGGTATCCTGTATATGGTCACCGAAGAATTTGATGCCCCTTATTTAAGTGGTCCGGAATACCAGATCATTGATGATAATAATTTCCCGGAGAAGCTGGAAGACTGGCAGAAAACCGGTGCTAACTATGCGATGAATCCGCCGCTGGTAGCAGCCGCCAACCCGATAGGAGAATGGAATACCACGAAGATCATTGTCAATAAAGGACATGTAGAGCACTGGTTGAATGGCAAAAAAACAGCGGAGTATGACCTGGGCAGCGCCGACTGGAAAAAGAACAAAGCTACAGGTAAATGGAAGGATGCCAAAGGATATGGTATGACCCGGAAAGGGCATATTGCTTTACAGGATCACGGCAGTGAAATCTGGTTCAAAAATGTAAAAATCAAAGAATTGTAA